The proteins below are encoded in one region of Planctopirus limnophila DSM 3776:
- a CDS encoding HlyD family secretion protein — protein sequence MLIRFGTPLLAALAMGFGIATLTHLTPKEQLTPAPNPPTSSTISESTISGLGEVQMAGEPIAIATPLSGIVTRVHVVTGQSVRAGDPLFTLDDRALTGELNFRKATLATAQAKLGKLEAGTRPEDFPSSRAKVEAMTALFKRSEDAWNRAKLLIDKRALSEEEQNARRYLYEQSAAELSQAKADLAKLEAGTWKHDLEIAQREVEAAAASLAMIQIDLDRLVIRAPVDGLVLHADVRPGEFAEAGNRDKPLIQLGQHGPLRVRVQIDEEDAIRVKANSKAEAFVRGRDRTAVKLQFVRIDPRIVPKSSLTGGTTERVDTRVLFVVYEVVENPTRIYAGQKLDVFMEG from the coding sequence ATGTTGATCAGATTTGGTACGCCCCTCTTGGCGGCCCTGGCCATGGGATTTGGAATTGCAACGTTGACTCATCTCACGCCCAAAGAGCAACTCACCCCAGCACCCAATCCTCCCACTTCATCGACGATTAGCGAAAGCACGATCTCGGGTCTCGGAGAGGTTCAGATGGCAGGAGAACCCATCGCGATCGCCACCCCGCTCTCTGGAATTGTCACCCGCGTACACGTGGTCACTGGCCAGTCAGTTCGAGCCGGAGATCCTTTGTTCACACTCGACGATCGCGCACTCACTGGCGAACTCAATTTTCGCAAGGCGACACTGGCCACCGCCCAGGCGAAACTGGGCAAATTAGAAGCAGGCACGCGGCCAGAAGATTTTCCATCAAGCCGCGCCAAGGTCGAAGCCATGACGGCATTATTCAAACGAAGTGAAGACGCATGGAATCGCGCTAAACTCTTGATTGACAAACGGGCCTTGAGCGAAGAAGAGCAGAATGCTCGTCGCTATCTGTACGAACAGTCCGCCGCAGAACTGTCTCAAGCAAAAGCCGATCTGGCAAAACTCGAAGCGGGGACATGGAAACACGATCTCGAAATCGCCCAGCGCGAAGTGGAGGCTGCAGCCGCCAGTCTGGCGATGATACAGATCGATCTCGATCGTTTGGTGATTCGTGCCCCTGTTGATGGTCTCGTGCTTCACGCAGACGTCCGGCCCGGAGAATTTGCCGAAGCAGGGAATCGCGACAAACCGCTGATCCAGCTTGGGCAGCACGGACCACTTCGAGTTCGCGTGCAAATCGATGAAGAAGATGCCATCAGGGTCAAAGCCAATTCGAAAGCCGAAGCATTTGTTCGCGGAAGGGACAGAACGGCCGTCAAACTTCAATTCGTCCGCATCGATCCGCGGATCGTTCCCAAAAGTTCGCTGACCGGCGGCACAACAGAACGGGTAGATACCCGCGTCCTCTTTGTAGTTTATGAAGTCGTTGAAAACCCCACCCGGATCTACGCTGGCCAGAAACTCGACGTTTTTATGGAGGGCTAA
- a CDS encoding ABC transporter ATP-binding protein, producing the protein MSFKSAAGTVNVLKGVDFEAPIGKLTMLVGPSGCGKTTLISLIAGLLRGASGTMEVFGNEVLTMSASMLVPYRLKNIGFIFQQYNLLAGLTASENVAVPLVASGTGWPVALEKGRILLGKLGMNAHIDKLPSQLSGGQQQRVAIARALIHEPRLLLCDEPTAALDGQSGKVVMNLLKELAVADDRAAIVVTHDPRVYSFADRVVHMEDGLVAKVESIVTPSSTDSTNDTAH; encoded by the coding sequence ATGTCCTTTAAGTCCGCTGCAGGAACGGTGAACGTCTTGAAAGGGGTTGATTTCGAGGCCCCGATTGGCAAACTGACCATGCTCGTCGGGCCGAGCGGATGCGGCAAGACAACCTTGATCTCGTTGATCGCAGGCTTGTTGCGTGGAGCCTCGGGGACAATGGAAGTCTTCGGCAATGAAGTGTTGACCATGTCGGCTTCAATGCTCGTCCCATATCGACTGAAAAACATCGGATTCATCTTTCAGCAATACAACTTGCTCGCAGGCTTAACCGCCTCGGAAAATGTCGCAGTCCCGCTCGTCGCCAGTGGGACAGGCTGGCCAGTCGCACTGGAAAAAGGGCGCATCTTACTGGGCAAACTGGGGATGAATGCCCACATCGATAAACTTCCCAGTCAACTCTCCGGCGGCCAGCAGCAGCGAGTTGCCATCGCCAGAGCTCTGATCCATGAGCCCCGACTGCTGCTCTGCGACGAACCGACCGCAGCACTTGATGGACAATCGGGAAAAGTCGTAATGAATCTCCTCAAGGAGCTGGCGGTCGCCGATGATCGAGCCGCTATTGTTGTCACTCATGATCCACGAGTTTATAGCTTCGCTGATCGCGTGGTACATATGGAAGATGGTTTGGTCGCCAAGGTCGAAAGTATTGTGACTCCCAGCTCTACCGACAGCACGAACGACACTGCACATTGA
- a CDS encoding ABC transporter permease translates to MAFKILLHDKAKYLALVLGISFATLLISQQSAIFHSLMYASTREILEANQADIWVMKPSVETLEQGYPMAELAVNRVRSIDGVEWAVPYYQSIAQLRTEDGRMKSVQLIGIDDLSMVGAPQQMLIGDLKDLQRPDAIIMDIAGYINIFPETPPQTGATVEIGQRRAVIVGICYIGTSWNGLPRIYTRRSLGVAMARETLNPVTYVLARARQGNSPEEVARKITSLTGLKARTRNAFMDETRLWILKYSGIAENFGITILMGVVIGVAIVGQTFYMFSVENLKQFATLKAIGIANWIILKMIMIQALFVSLIGYCLGIGVASLFFAISSTQLSGGLRGMFMHPFIFMGSGVFIVLVTLLACIVSVRKVLTVDPAIVFRG, encoded by the coding sequence GTGGCATTCAAAATATTGTTGCACGACAAGGCCAAGTATCTGGCACTCGTGTTAGGGATCTCATTCGCTACGCTTCTCATCAGCCAGCAATCCGCAATTTTCCACTCGCTGATGTATGCATCGACACGAGAAATCCTCGAAGCAAACCAGGCCGATATCTGGGTCATGAAGCCCAGTGTCGAAACGCTTGAGCAAGGCTACCCCATGGCGGAGTTAGCCGTGAATCGCGTCCGTTCCATCGATGGTGTGGAATGGGCAGTGCCCTACTATCAATCCATTGCACAGCTGCGGACCGAGGACGGCAGGATGAAGTCTGTGCAATTGATAGGCATCGACGATCTATCAATGGTAGGTGCTCCCCAGCAGATGCTGATCGGCGATCTCAAGGATCTGCAGCGTCCCGACGCAATCATCATGGATATTGCCGGCTACATAAATATCTTCCCGGAGACACCACCCCAGACGGGTGCCACCGTTGAAATCGGGCAGCGCCGCGCAGTCATTGTCGGGATTTGCTACATCGGCACCTCCTGGAACGGTTTACCTCGCATCTACACGCGAAGAAGCCTGGGTGTGGCCATGGCAAGAGAAACTCTGAATCCCGTGACCTATGTGCTGGCGAGGGCTCGTCAAGGAAACTCACCCGAAGAAGTCGCTCGGAAAATCACCAGCTTAACGGGTCTTAAGGCGCGAACTCGCAATGCATTTATGGACGAAACTCGACTCTGGATCCTAAAGTATTCAGGTATTGCTGAAAATTTTGGAATCACAATTTTAATGGGGGTCGTCATCGGTGTCGCAATTGTAGGACAGACCTTCTACATGTTCAGCGTCGAAAACCTGAAGCAGTTTGCGACCTTGAAAGCGATTGGTATCGCCAACTGGATCATCCTCAAGATGATCATGATCCAGGCACTCTTTGTATCGTTGATCGGATACTGCCTCGGCATCGGTGTTGCCAGTTTGTTCTTTGCCATCTCCAGCACTCAACTCTCGGGCGGCTTACGGGGGATGTTCATGCATCCGTTCATCTTCATGGGTTCAGGAGTTTTTATTGTATTAGTCACCTTATTGGCCTGCATCGTCAGTGTTCGAAAGGTGTTGACAGTTGATCCCGCGATTGTCTTCCGAGGTTGA
- a CDS encoding TetR/AcrR family transcriptional regulator, producing the protein MGAARDSQKTKATVIQAAGELFAISGFSGVTARQVASKAGVSLGAIPYHFGSMEKLYDEVLITAVKISEEAQPLAEQALAAAPAEGLRLAIQWMIKDYSAQKVAWPLKLIEREAIDPSASFRKVLKRHYLPEFDWLCEVISRASGKSKDSDSVRFGTISMHLLTSTFMTHRRLLEDFAPRVVENVRESESFVEMIAHVTLDAVTRYEQAYPTIN; encoded by the coding sequence ATGGGTGCTGCCAGAGATTCACAAAAAACGAAAGCCACAGTGATTCAGGCCGCAGGCGAATTGTTCGCAATTTCGGGCTTCTCCGGCGTTACTGCCAGGCAAGTTGCCTCAAAGGCTGGCGTTTCTCTGGGGGCGATTCCTTACCACTTTGGAAGCATGGAAAAGCTGTACGACGAAGTGCTCATTACGGCAGTCAAGATATCCGAGGAGGCCCAGCCCCTGGCGGAGCAAGCCCTCGCAGCTGCTCCCGCTGAGGGTCTTCGGTTGGCCATCCAATGGATGATCAAAGATTACTCAGCTCAAAAGGTCGCGTGGCCCCTGAAGCTGATTGAACGCGAAGCCATCGATCCGTCAGCCTCGTTTAGGAAGGTTCTCAAGCGGCATTACTTGCCCGAGTTTGATTGGCTCTGCGAAGTGATCAGCCGCGCTTCTGGCAAGTCCAAGGACTCTGACTCTGTTCGGTTCGGCACGATTTCGATGCATCTTCTCACTTCGACCTTTATGACGCACCGACGGCTTCTTGAAGACTTCGCACCCAGGGTTGTCGAAAATGTTCGAGAAAGCGAATCCTTTGTGGAAATGATCGCTCACGTGACCCTCGATGCGGTCACTCGCTACGAACAGGCGTACCCGACAATAAATTGA
- a CDS encoding DUF1549 domain-containing protein, whose translation MSHYPVLKFVPHVMPRNGIALLRGLCWVCLAFAIWLCSPSTSAFAQVDFAHQIVPILRKHCVECHSGTKISGGLSLNDQATFLQGSENGRIVDFAQPDKSLLLHVVTTDDTDFRMPPKGPGLTKEEAALLRQWIKEKAPWEPGFAFTRPAYEPPLKPRKVELPPILNGRAHPIDRLVDASFASRQIERPAGISDGEFLRRASLDLIGLLPTPEEYAAFMADHHPDKRTRLIQSLLNRDVDYAEHWLSFWNDLLRNDYSGTGFITGGRKQISSWLYESLLNNLPYDQLARELIAPPNPESRGYIDGITWRGTVSAGQTVEIQFAQSVGQSFLGINLKCASCHDSFIDRWKLDEAYGLAAIYSTRPLEIHRCDKPTGRMAKAYWPFPELGQVDAAAPREERLKQLANLMTHPENGRFTRTIVNRLWHRLMGRGIVHPLDAMQSEPENADLLDYLANHLQEHQYDLKQTLEFIATSEIYQAKAASVSEESMQANFHGPRARRLSAEQFVDAVWQLTGTAPKKPDANVVRGKLDPSLLEATAQAMTAAWIWGDSARDGKSPPANETLTFRTTINLLEVPHKAAAIISCDNEYTIYLNGKKLGDGKNWETLGSYSLTSALKANQPNELLVVGKNAGAGNNPAGLFVEIQLIQKDGSRQHIGSSTQWEWSPTLPDAKGKYAQQPTDWKPAVKVPALDVWTQRTMQPAINRLVELNFDQDHMVRSSLVKSDFLMRSLGRPNRDQIVSMRPNDLTTLEAIDLSNGETLATALDQGARLLLEKDFATTPELVNWIYSYALSRPPTETELATTVAALGDEPTRENVADLLWAILMQPEFFYVN comes from the coding sequence ATGTCGCACTATCCTGTCCTCAAATTTGTCCCTCACGTCATGCCTCGAAATGGCATTGCGTTGCTTCGTGGGTTGTGTTGGGTCTGCCTCGCATTCGCCATCTGGCTCTGCTCACCATCGACGTCTGCATTTGCTCAGGTTGATTTTGCGCATCAGATCGTCCCGATTCTCCGCAAACACTGCGTGGAATGTCATTCCGGGACAAAAATCAGCGGCGGCCTCTCACTCAATGATCAGGCAACGTTTCTTCAAGGCAGTGAAAACGGTCGTATCGTCGATTTCGCACAGCCCGATAAAAGTCTGTTACTCCATGTGGTCACCACGGACGACACCGATTTCCGCATGCCTCCGAAAGGCCCGGGGCTCACAAAAGAAGAAGCCGCTCTGCTCCGCCAGTGGATCAAGGAAAAGGCACCCTGGGAACCTGGCTTCGCCTTCACCAGGCCCGCTTATGAACCTCCTTTAAAGCCACGAAAAGTGGAATTGCCCCCCATTCTGAATGGCCGGGCTCATCCCATTGATCGTCTGGTCGATGCTTCATTTGCCAGCAGACAAATCGAGCGCCCCGCCGGCATTTCCGATGGTGAGTTTCTCCGTCGTGCCTCACTCGATCTGATTGGCTTGCTCCCCACACCGGAAGAATATGCCGCGTTCATGGCTGATCATCATCCGGACAAACGCACGCGGCTCATTCAATCGTTATTGAATCGGGATGTCGATTACGCCGAACACTGGCTCAGCTTCTGGAACGACTTACTACGCAATGATTACAGCGGCACCGGCTTCATCACGGGGGGACGCAAACAGATCAGCAGTTGGCTCTATGAATCACTCCTCAACAATCTCCCCTACGATCAATTGGCCCGTGAACTCATCGCACCACCCAACCCTGAAAGTCGTGGCTATATCGATGGGATTACCTGGCGCGGCACAGTCAGTGCCGGTCAGACCGTCGAGATTCAATTTGCTCAAAGCGTGGGCCAGTCCTTCCTGGGCATCAACTTGAAATGTGCTTCCTGCCACGACAGTTTCATCGATCGCTGGAAACTGGATGAAGCCTATGGACTCGCCGCCATCTACTCGACGAGACCCCTGGAGATCCATCGCTGCGACAAGCCCACAGGCCGTATGGCGAAGGCCTACTGGCCCTTCCCGGAACTCGGGCAAGTCGACGCTGCCGCTCCGCGTGAAGAACGACTGAAACAACTGGCCAACCTCATGACGCATCCCGAAAACGGGCGTTTCACACGGACGATCGTCAATCGTTTATGGCATCGCCTGATGGGCCGTGGCATTGTTCACCCTCTCGATGCCATGCAGAGCGAGCCCGAGAACGCCGACCTGCTCGATTATCTGGCCAATCATCTGCAGGAGCATCAATACGATCTCAAGCAGACACTGGAGTTCATCGCCACCTCGGAAATTTACCAGGCAAAAGCCGCATCCGTTTCCGAAGAATCGATGCAGGCGAACTTCCACGGCCCGAGAGCCAGACGCCTTTCCGCCGAGCAATTCGTCGATGCCGTCTGGCAACTCACCGGCACTGCTCCCAAAAAGCCTGATGCCAACGTCGTGCGAGGCAAACTCGATCCCTCTCTGCTGGAGGCCACAGCCCAGGCCATGACCGCCGCATGGATCTGGGGAGACTCTGCGCGAGATGGCAAGTCTCCACCAGCCAACGAAACGCTCACCTTCCGCACCACCATCAACCTGCTCGAAGTGCCTCACAAAGCAGCGGCGATCATTTCCTGCGATAACGAGTACACCATCTATTTGAACGGCAAGAAGCTGGGCGATGGCAAAAACTGGGAAACTCTTGGTAGCTATTCACTGACCTCCGCCCTCAAGGCCAATCAACCCAATGAACTGCTGGTCGTCGGCAAAAATGCGGGAGCAGGCAACAATCCCGCCGGTTTGTTTGTGGAAATACAACTCATTCAGAAAGACGGCAGCCGGCAGCACATTGGCAGCTCGACCCAATGGGAATGGAGCCCCACGCTCCCGGACGCCAAAGGGAAATACGCCCAGCAGCCGACCGACTGGAAACCAGCCGTCAAAGTCCCGGCACTCGATGTCTGGACGCAGCGTACCATGCAGCCCGCCATCAACCGTCTCGTCGAACTCAACTTTGATCAAGACCACATGGTCCGCAGCTCGCTGGTGAAAAGTGATTTTCTCATGCGTTCCCTCGGACGCCCCAACCGCGATCAGATTGTTTCCATGAGGCCCAATGATCTCACAACGCTCGAGGCGATTGATCTCTCCAACGGAGAAACATTAGCAACGGCTCTGGATCAAGGTGCCAGGTTGCTTCTGGAAAAAGATTTTGCCACAACTCCCGAACTGGTCAATTGGATCTATAGCTACGCACTTTCCCGGCCGCCAACAGAAACGGAATTAGCAACCACAGTGGCGGCTCTGGGTGACGAACCCACCCGGGAAAACGTGGCCGACCTGCTCTGGGCCATCCTGATGCAACCCGAATTTTTCTATGTCAATTGA
- a CDS encoding DUF1501 domain-containing protein has translation MAFEIDPSTPRSIVRRDFVKALTMAGLAAMATGEPRVVRANSEEPLVHPKPTADACILLWMAGGMAAPDNFDPKRYRPFEKGLAVAEMLSTFPAINTSIDGVQICEGLENIAQILHRGTLIRSAVQPDLGSILHSRHQYHWHTGYVPPQTVACPHLGSWMAKVLGPRNPVMPAFINIGQRLEGVGESEELKAFTTAGFFGSEFGPMNLPFPEEAAQSVKPPQGMTNARFANRERLFRQLIDKNPHRDQLSDYQQQSMLRSLDNAYRLLSSKEREAFDITLEPKEVQEKYNTGRFGRGCLLARRLIENGARFVEVTTEYVPFLHWDTHANGHETVARMHQEIDRPIATLVQELDERGLLDRTLVIVASEFSRDALMEGKPGSNAGDQAAFRDDNISEMAHYGLHRHFTGGSSVLMFGGGMKKAYVHGQTADERPLIAIKDPVTVMDLHATIMTAMGISPKTAYSIEGRPFYVTEDGKGLPVQQLFT, from the coding sequence ATGGCTTTTGAAATTGATCCTTCCACGCCGCGGTCGATTGTCCGGCGGGATTTTGTCAAAGCCTTGACGATGGCTGGTCTGGCCGCCATGGCCACAGGCGAACCACGAGTCGTACGGGCCAATTCCGAAGAGCCGCTGGTCCATCCCAAACCGACGGCCGATGCCTGCATTCTGCTGTGGATGGCCGGCGGTATGGCGGCTCCCGACAACTTTGACCCCAAACGCTACCGCCCTTTCGAAAAGGGCCTGGCCGTCGCGGAGATGCTCAGCACGTTCCCCGCCATCAATACCTCCATTGATGGTGTGCAGATTTGCGAAGGGCTCGAAAACATCGCGCAGATCCTCCATCGCGGGACGCTCATTCGCAGTGCTGTCCAACCCGATCTGGGGAGCATTCTCCATAGCCGCCATCAGTATCACTGGCATACAGGCTATGTCCCTCCCCAGACAGTCGCCTGCCCGCATTTAGGTTCGTGGATGGCAAAGGTCCTTGGGCCGCGAAATCCCGTCATGCCCGCGTTCATCAATATCGGGCAGAGACTGGAAGGTGTCGGTGAAAGCGAAGAACTCAAGGCGTTTACGACAGCCGGATTCTTTGGCAGCGAGTTCGGGCCGATGAACCTTCCGTTCCCGGAAGAAGCGGCTCAATCGGTCAAGCCGCCCCAGGGCATGACCAACGCGCGATTCGCCAATCGTGAGCGGCTCTTCCGGCAGTTGATCGACAAAAATCCCCATCGCGACCAGCTCAGCGATTATCAGCAGCAATCGATGCTCCGCAGTCTCGACAACGCCTACCGTCTGCTCAGTTCCAAAGAGCGGGAAGCGTTTGATATCACGCTGGAACCGAAAGAGGTTCAGGAAAAGTACAATACCGGTCGCTTTGGCAGAGGTTGTCTCCTTGCCCGCCGACTCATTGAGAATGGCGCACGGTTCGTGGAAGTCACGACCGAGTATGTTCCGTTCCTGCACTGGGACACGCATGCAAATGGGCATGAAACCGTGGCCCGCATGCACCAGGAAATTGATCGCCCGATTGCCACACTCGTTCAAGAACTCGATGAACGAGGGCTGCTCGATCGCACCCTGGTGATTGTCGCCAGCGAGTTCAGTCGCGACGCCCTCATGGAAGGAAAACCCGGCTCAAACGCAGGGGATCAAGCCGCCTTCCGCGACGACAACATCAGTGAAATGGCCCATTACGGCCTGCATCGACATTTCACTGGCGGCAGCAGCGTCCTGATGTTTGGCGGTGGCATGAAAAAAGCCTACGTCCATGGCCAGACGGCTGATGAACGCCCGCTGATTGCCATCAAAGATCCCGTCACCGTCATGGACTTGCATGCCACAATCATGACGGCCATGGGCATCAGCCCCAAGACGGCCTATTCCATTGAAGGCCGCCCATTCTATGTCACAGAAGATGGTAAAGGCCTCCCCGTCCAGCAGCTCTTCACCTAA
- the lepB gene encoding signal peptidase I, which translates to MGLTAKSTWFGKGVAVPSASLAAPQAKTRVRSGNDTREVIESIAFAFILAFILRTFLAEAFVIPTGSMAPTLYGRCKEVTCSQCRHQFAIGASDELNRSNGTLEMRIETATCPNCRFENDIKDRPVFSGDRILVNKWTYELAKPSRWDVVVFKFPEEPETNYIKRLVGLPGEMLRVWRGDIYVRPGLDGEYKIARKDDPNKQRVIQQSVYDDTEAPRVLIDAGWPERWQGVEFPANDVSPADWKEDPAGWKADRKARSFSITGNESQSGKWLRYRHYLPTPEAWSQALENQPMIFPAKPQLIADFCSYNHYAPMGNGQRGEPDPYWVGDIAVTGRFRLGPAAEGVENANVIIELTRGVRVYQCVIGTDGFITLRMSDELAGEEAFRSIARSKSPVVATGSWFNLEFANFDQRLCVWINDQLVEFDAETTYAPPALYGPQLRDLSPVGIFAQGREVDVEELRIFRDIYYRADRDLSDGRAFPDAAVSPSEYSSPGRLAALLSDPLAWGAEYEAHAFAAEFPALGADEYFMMGDNSPRSQDARQWSNTRGADRRHAVPGSALVGKAFSIFWPHGVPFMNDGKGYAPLPFFYHKVNKAQNPDVENYPRFSIPFYPQWWRWTRIR; encoded by the coding sequence ATGGGATTGACGGCGAAGAGTACCTGGTTTGGTAAAGGAGTCGCAGTTCCGTCGGCTTCGCTGGCCGCTCCCCAGGCGAAGACGCGCGTCCGCTCCGGGAATGATACGCGGGAAGTCATTGAGTCCATTGCCTTTGCGTTCATTCTCGCCTTCATTCTGCGCACGTTTCTTGCCGAGGCCTTTGTCATCCCCACCGGATCCATGGCGCCCACGTTGTATGGCCGCTGCAAAGAAGTGACCTGCAGCCAGTGCCGACATCAGTTCGCGATTGGTGCCAGCGATGAACTCAATCGCTCGAATGGCACTCTCGAAATGCGGATCGAAACGGCCACCTGCCCCAATTGCCGCTTTGAGAACGATATCAAGGACCGCCCGGTCTTCAGTGGCGACCGAATTCTCGTCAACAAATGGACTTACGAACTCGCCAAGCCCAGCCGGTGGGATGTGGTCGTCTTCAAGTTCCCCGAAGAGCCCGAGACCAACTACATCAAACGTCTGGTCGGTCTTCCCGGCGAAATGCTCCGTGTCTGGCGGGGCGATATCTACGTCCGTCCCGGCTTGGATGGCGAATACAAGATCGCTCGCAAGGATGATCCCAACAAGCAGCGCGTTATTCAGCAATCAGTTTACGACGACACCGAAGCACCACGAGTTCTCATCGATGCCGGCTGGCCCGAACGCTGGCAGGGTGTGGAATTTCCCGCCAACGATGTTTCCCCAGCCGACTGGAAAGAAGATCCTGCCGGGTGGAAAGCCGATCGAAAAGCCAGATCCTTCTCGATCACCGGGAACGAGTCTCAATCTGGTAAATGGCTCAGGTACCGGCATTATCTCCCCACTCCCGAAGCCTGGAGTCAGGCCCTGGAAAATCAGCCGATGATCTTCCCCGCGAAACCTCAACTGATCGCCGATTTCTGTTCCTACAACCATTACGCCCCCATGGGAAATGGCCAGCGTGGGGAACCCGATCCCTACTGGGTCGGCGATATCGCCGTTACCGGGAGATTCCGGCTGGGCCCTGCCGCAGAAGGGGTCGAGAATGCAAACGTGATTATCGAACTCACACGTGGCGTGCGAGTGTACCAGTGTGTCATTGGAACCGATGGTTTCATCACACTGAGAATGTCCGATGAACTGGCTGGCGAAGAGGCCTTTCGCTCCATTGCCCGCAGCAAAAGTCCTGTCGTTGCGACAGGTTCTTGGTTCAATCTGGAATTTGCCAACTTCGATCAGAGACTCTGCGTCTGGATCAACGATCAACTGGTCGAATTCGATGCCGAGACCACCTATGCACCGCCAGCTCTCTATGGTCCACAATTGCGAGACCTTTCTCCCGTGGGGATTTTTGCTCAGGGCCGCGAAGTCGATGTCGAAGAACTCCGCATCTTCCGCGACATTTATTACCGGGCCGACCGCGATCTGAGTGACGGACGGGCCTTTCCCGATGCTGCCGTTTCACCCAGCGAGTATTCGAGCCCTGGTCGTTTAGCCGCACTTTTGAGCGATCCGCTCGCCTGGGGAGCCGAGTACGAAGCCCATGCGTTTGCCGCCGAATTCCCCGCTCTGGGAGCCGACGAATACTTCATGATGGGCGATAACTCACCGCGAAGTCAGGATGCCCGCCAATGGTCGAATACTCGCGGGGCCGACCGCAGGCATGCTGTCCCTGGCTCAGCATTAGTCGGTAAGGCCTTCAGTATCTTCTGGCCGCACGGTGTTCCCTTCATGAACGATGGCAAAGGGTACGCACCGTTGCCATTCTTCTATCACAAGGTCAATAAAGCCCAGAACCCGGATGTCGAAAACTATCCCAGGTTCTCCATCCCCTTCTATCCCCAGTGGTGGCGCTGGACTCGTATTCGCTAA
- the lptB gene encoding LPS export ABC transporter ATP-binding protein — translation MPKLLECTGLVKQYPRKLAVADVSFHVNPGEVVGLLGPNGAGKSTSFRMTCGLVTPTRGKVMFNGIDVTNWPLYRRAQAGMGYLPQDTSIFTKLTVDQNLIAVLEFMPLTAKERNYRCDELLNEFGIAEKRHQIASTLSGGERRRLEIARCLASRPNLILLDEPFTGIDPVTINSIQDIIAELRNSGISILLTDHRERETLTITDRSYIVFGGRILCSGDAEQVLNDPDAQRYYFGSRFDAKSIIESKGIFQAGQFEERRAA, via the coding sequence ATGCCCAAACTGCTGGAATGCACAGGTCTCGTCAAGCAATACCCGCGCAAGCTGGCTGTGGCGGATGTCAGCTTCCATGTGAACCCAGGCGAAGTCGTCGGTCTGCTCGGGCCCAACGGGGCCGGGAAATCGACCAGCTTCCGCATGACGTGCGGGCTGGTCACACCCACTCGCGGCAAGGTCATGTTCAACGGCATCGATGTCACCAACTGGCCCCTTTATCGGCGGGCTCAGGCCGGGATGGGTTATCTCCCGCAGGACACGAGCATCTTCACCAAGTTGACTGTCGATCAGAATTTGATTGCTGTCCTCGAATTCATGCCGCTGACAGCCAAAGAACGAAATTACCGTTGCGACGAACTCCTCAATGAGTTTGGCATTGCCGAAAAGCGGCATCAGATCGCCTCCACACTTTCTGGTGGGGAACGCCGCCGGCTGGAAATCGCCCGCTGTCTGGCCAGTCGCCCCAATCTCATTCTGCTCGATGAACCTTTCACGGGGATCGATCCCGTCACCATCAACAGCATTCAGGATATCATTGCCGAACTCCGGAACTCCGGGATATCGATTCTCCTTACGGATCACCGCGAACGGGAAACGTTGACGATTACCGATCGCAGCTACATCGTCTTCGGCGGGCGCATTCTCTGCAGTGGCGATGCGGAACAGGTCCTGAATGACCCGGACGCCCAGCGCTATTACTTCGGTAGCCGCTTTGACGCCAAGTCGATTATCGAGAGCAAAGGGATCTTTCAGGCCGGGCAATTCGAAGAACGCCGCGCTGCGTAA